GATTTTGCTGAATCGGCTAGTTTCCGGCGACGATTTTCCGCTTGCGGAGGGCGAAACTGTGGCATTGGGGCGGGTTGGGGGCAATGCCTCACGGGTGTGGTTCCCCGGAATTCATGCTAGGACTGAGGGGGTATGATTTTGGGGCAATGGCTGCCCGGTGTTTCCCGGAACGGCCGCGGCGGTTGAGGAGTATGTCAAAATGCTCTCTGGATTGCCGCAACCCGTTTTGCGCCGTACTTTGCAAGCCGGTTGATGGTTGGTTGCCCGCCATTAATCAGGCCCCTAGGGGAGGTGTGATGCATCCTGTTTCGATCGCGATCGCACCCTACTGCCCCTGATGCACCCCACTTGCTATGAACAAACTCATCGTTGACCTCGAAGGCCTCCGCGAACAGTTGAAAAGCGCTCGCCGTCCCCCCAAACCCAAGATGCTCGTCGTCGATGACGAGCCAGATAATCTCGACTTGCTCTATCGCACCTTCCGCCGAGATTTCAACGTGCTCAAGGCCGAAAGCGGGGCCCGAGCCTTGGAACTGTTGGCCGAGGAAGGGGAAGTGGCTGTCATCATTTCCGATCAACGGATGCCGGAGATGAAGGGAACGGAGTTTTTGAGTAAAACCGTGCCCCAGTTTCCAGACACCGTGCGGATTATTTTGACGGGCTTCACGGATGTGGAAGATCTGGTGGAGGCGATTAACTCAGGACAGGTGTATAAGTACATCACCAAGCCTTGGGATCCTGATGAGTTGAAAACCGTGGTGCAACGGGCAGCCGATAGCTACGACTCTTTGAAGAATCGTTCGATCGAGCTGGAACGGGCCCAGGCGCAGATGCAACTGTTGGCGGCAATTTTGGCCGCGGCCGACAGCGGCACGTTTGAGATTTGTGCGGAGCGGCTGGCGACGGCGTTTGTGGAACGGTTTGAGGCCGATCGCTGCACCATTCAGCTCGTGCAAGAAGGGCAACTGGGCAACCACAGCGGCCAAGCGGGAGCTGCTTCTCTGGTGGGTGATCCGCTCAGCCAACAGGCGATCGCTGAGAAAAAGCTGCAAGTGTGTTTGAATGCGGCGGCGAATGCGGATTTGGCCGGAACAGCATTCTATCAAGAAGGCGGGGTGGCAACCCATGTGGTGATTCCAGCCATCTATCGCGATGCGGTTGGGGCTTTGGTGTCGTTGCAGTTTGCCAATCCCATCACCCTGGAAGAAAGTGAAGCAACCCAAATGTATTTGGCGGTGCAGCAGGCGGCCTTTGTGCTGACCACGCTGCCCTAGTAGCACGGCAAGCGGATTTTGAGCTGATTTTGATCGGTCAATTTAGGTCAATTCAGATCAACTCAGGTCAATTCATCAGGTCAATTCAAAGAACTGTTGCTGTTGCCAGATCGCTCACCAGATCGCTCGGCAACAAGGGGCTGGCGCATCTTGTTATAACGACTGACTCCGCAACGTTGACCCCATGAATTAAGGTAGCCGCGCTACTCGGTTGGGTTGTGAGTTTTTGGGGAGATAGATTTTTGGGGGCTTGATCCCCTTTGGGGTGATTGTTAACGAACATGTCGATCGCTCGATCGCGATCGCGCCCGAACGGTACGCTAGACCGCGCCTGATCCCACCGGATGCTCGGGTTTGCTTCTCCCAGTTAGCGAGCAAAGTCCCATAAAAATTCCAACCGGATGCGCCCGATGGCGCTGAGGGGTGGCCAGATTGGCTCGATCGTCCGCCAACTGCCGATCTAGACAATCTGAGGATTGCAACTAACGTTCGTTAACCGACCTCCAACCGTATGTCCGTCGCTAGTCCCACCCGTACCATCCGCATCGGCTCTCGTAAAAGCCAATTGGCTCTTGTGCAAACGCACTGGGTACAAGGAGAATTGCAGCGGCATTTTCCGGACATTACGTTTGAGGTCTGCGCGATCGAAACCCAAGGGGATAAGGTGCTGGATGTGGCCCTGTCCAAAATTGGGGACAAGGGTTTGTTTACCCGCGAGTTGGAAGATGGAATGCGCGACGGGATCTATGATCTGGCGGTGCATTCCCTGAAAGATTTGCCGACCCGCCTGCCGGAAGGGCTGACCTTGGGTTGCGTGACAGAACGGGTGAACCCGGCTGATGCGGTGGTGCTCCATGCCCAACACAAGGGCAAAACGATCGACCAATTGCCCGCAGGCGCTGTGATTGGTACGTCGTCCCTGCGGCGGTTGGCTCAGTTGCGCTATCACTACCCCCATCTGAGCTTCAAGGACATTCGCGGCAATGTGAATACTCGGCTGAAGAAGCTCGACAGCGGCGAGTATGATGCGACGATTTTGGCGGCGGCTGGTTTGCAGCGGATGGATTTAGCCGATCGCATCGATCAGTTGTTGCCGTCGGATGTGTCGCTCCATGCGGTGGGCCAAGGGGCCTTGGGCATTGAGTGCCGCGAGGGCGATGAGGACATTTTGCGCGTGCTGAAGGTGCTGGAGCATGAACCCAGCAAGTGGCGCTGCTTGGCGGAACGGGCTTTCCTGCGCGATTTGGAAGGGGGCTGCCAAGTCCCGATCGGGGTGAATACCAGCTTGGAGGGTGACACCTTAACCCTGGCGGGCCTGGTGGCCAGTGTGGATGGCAAGCAACTGATCAAAGACACCGTGAGCGGCCCCCACACCAGTGCTGAAGATCTGGGCACGGAGTTGGCCCAAAAGCTGCGCGCCCAAGGGGCCCAGGAAATTTTGAATGAGATCCTGGCTCAGGTCAATCGGGGCTAAGGATTTGCTTGCGAGTGGCTCCTGATGTGGATCCTGATGAGACGATCTTGGGCCCACAACCTGAGTCCATCACCTGAGTCTATGGGTTTTGGATGTCGGTTAATCCGGTTCGCTGGGTTAATCCGGTTCATGCTGAATTTCGCTTGAGGATCCTGGGGGCGATCGGGCAAGATGGAACTGTCTTGCTCGATCGCCCCTTTGGCTCATGGATATTGCCAGTCTTTTGCTGCGTGCGGCCGTTGCTCACATTCCCCAAACGGTGATGATTCCCCTGTGCTTTGGGTTGGCTTGGTATTTGGTGGCCGTTCTGGTGCGATCAATCGCCAGCTTCACCCAAGAGGGCGTTTCGCGGGTGCGCACTTTGCACCAAATTCCCTGTGCAGACTGTGCCTTTTTCACAGGCGATTACCACCTCAAATGTCCCGTCCGTCCCAGCGAGGCCCTGTCAGAAGCGGCGATCAACTGTCCAGATTTCCAGCCCAAAACTACTCCCCTGGCTTAGGGAATGTTTGAGCAAGGTTTTGGGGCACAGGTCAAGTCAGCATCACCGTCGGGGCAAGGGGCTTAGGGGGTGTCGTCAAATTGCCTAAACCCCTGATGACCTCGCTCTTCAAACCAATTAGTTGTAGGGGCGGGTCTCCCCAACCAGCCCCGTCTTTCCTTCGCTCCCTTTATCCCGAATTCACGTTAACCCGGACGATCGCCTCAAAGCAGCCCCCGGGCTGGGCGAGGATTGAAACTATCCAGCTTTCCCCATCTACCCCATCTAAATGAATGTTATTGAAGTGCAGCGCCCGGCCCCCGGGCTGGGCGAGGATTGAAACAAAAGGAGCGATCGCGTGAGTTTGCTCGATGATCTCAGTCAGTTTTTAGAAGCTCGGCTAGAAGCCTTTCTGCGCGAACATCCCGAGCTAGAGTTGCGGGCCCTAGAAGAGCAACTGCGGGAACAGGAAGCCGATGCCAAGCGATCGATCGGGGAATTACACACCCAAGAACAGCAACTGAAAGCCGACATTTGGGAAACAGCCCAAGACGTGCAGCGTTGGCACATTCGCATCGAAAAAGTGGAAGCCGCCGGAGAACACCAACTCGCCGCAGCCGCCCGCGAACGAGAAGCCGCCCTCTTGCGCAAAGGCAATCAACTTTGGGGACAAATGCAGGGCATTAAAACCCGCATTGAACAGTTAGAAACCCTGGTCTCGCAACTGGCCAGCAAACGGCAAGAGGTGGCCGCGCGGGCTGCCCAGGCCGATGCGCAAACCCAGACCCAAGCCAAGACCCGCACCAGCCGATCGCCCTGGGACAGCAGCGATCGGGCCACCTACAGCAGAGGAATGGGAGCCGATCCCCTAGAGGAGCAGTTCCAACGCTGGGAAATGGATGAAGAACTAGAGCAACTGAAGCGCCAAATGGGCCGCCCTTGAGGGTCTGAGTAAGGGATAGCGGCTTTTTTAGCCGATTCAACTGCTTTGGCCTCCAACGGCCGTGCTAGCTTAAGGATGTAACGGTTTGTAAAGAAAAGTAACAACCTGATCGTGCAAGACTGGCAAAGCAAGCTCAAAGGCAAAGTAATCGTCATTGTTGGCGGCACAGGGGGCATTGGCGCAACCCTGGCTCGCAAGCTGGCAGCGGCTGGAACCTCGTTGGTGTTGGCGGCTCGGGGAACGGAACAATTGGCGGCCCTCGCAGCGGAACTGCGGGGAACGGGAGCCACAGTGTTGGCGGTTCCCACGGATATTACCGATGCAGCTCAGGTGGCGAATCTATTCACCCAGGCGATCGCCCAATTTGGTCAGATTGATGCGCTGGTCAATGCGGCGGGCGCGGGAATTCTCAAACAGTTTAATAAGCTCACGGAAGCCGATCTGGATCAAATGTTGGCGGTGAATTTAAAGGGCAGTTTTCATACTTGCCAAGCCGCCATTGAGGTGATGAAAGATCGCAAGATGGGGCATATTTGCAACGTGATCGGCATTTTGGGCAAACATTCCATGGCGATGGGTGCGGCCTATTGTGCTTCCAAGTTTGCGCTCACGGGCCTTAGCAAATGCATGGCCGATGAAGCCCGGCGCTACGGGATCAAAGTCACACTGTTCTATTTTGGTGGCATTGATTCACCCTTTTGGGACAACGTGAGCCTCAAGGTCGATCGCACCAAAATGTTGTCCACGGAAACGGCGGCCGATGCCATTTTATTTGCTCTCAGTGCAGAACCGCAGGCCATTCCCATGGAAATCAATATTCAGCCGGAAAGCCATCTCTTTTTCTAGGCATCTGTGAATATTCACGAATGAATATTCACGAATGAATATTCATCAGCCATTGAGAATAGCAATTTAGCGCCCCCATTCAAGGCAGTTGCTCAGGGAAAAAACCTGCTGATCGATCGCCCCGCTCCGCCATTGACTCGCCTTGGCAGATTGCTCTATGCTTGTGATTGAGAATGATTCTCATTCTAGATGAGCCTCTGAATCTGGGCGTGGGCCAACCAGAGGCATAACCGCAAGCTTAGGTGTGATTGATGGGTGGGATGACTCGAACCATGGCGGAACGGCGATCGCGCAACCGGGGAATCGGGCGGATGCAATGGCCAGCGATCACCCTCGGCCTGGCCCTGCTGGGAACGGGTTGCGGCACTGGAGCCAACTCCGGGGCAACAACCCCCAATGGCAACAACACCCCGGCGACCAGCAGCACCAACCCCGATCGCCCCAAGGTGGTGGCCAGTGGCGGCGTGGTTTGCGACTTGGCCCAGCAAATTGCGGGCGAGACGATCGATCTCACCTGTTTGGTGCAACCCGGCCGCGACCCCCACACCTACGAACCCACCCCCAGCGATCGGGCCGCGATCGAGTCCGCCAGCCTCGTGCTCTATGGCGGCTACGACTT
This sequence is a window from Limnothrix sp. FACHB-406. Protein-coding genes within it:
- a CDS encoding TIGR04376 family protein, whose protein sequence is MSLLDDLSQFLEARLEAFLREHPELELRALEEQLREQEADAKRSIGELHTQEQQLKADIWETAQDVQRWHIRIEKVEAAGEHQLAAAAREREAALLRKGNQLWGQMQGIKTRIEQLETLVSQLASKRQEVAARAAQADAQTQTQAKTRTSRSPWDSSDRATYSRGMGADPLEEQFQRWEMDEELEQLKRQMGRP
- a CDS encoding SDR family oxidoreductase, with the translated sequence MQDWQSKLKGKVIVIVGGTGGIGATLARKLAAAGTSLVLAARGTEQLAALAAELRGTGATVLAVPTDITDAAQVANLFTQAIAQFGQIDALVNAAGAGILKQFNKLTEADLDQMLAVNLKGSFHTCQAAIEVMKDRKMGHICNVIGILGKHSMAMGAAYCASKFALTGLSKCMADEARRYGIKVTLFYFGGIDSPFWDNVSLKVDRTKMLSTETAADAILFALSAEPQAIPMEINIQPESHLFF
- a CDS encoding response regulator codes for the protein MNKLIVDLEGLREQLKSARRPPKPKMLVVDDEPDNLDLLYRTFRRDFNVLKAESGARALELLAEEGEVAVIISDQRMPEMKGTEFLSKTVPQFPDTVRIILTGFTDVEDLVEAINSGQVYKYITKPWDPDELKTVVQRAADSYDSLKNRSIELERAQAQMQLLAAILAAADSGTFEICAERLATAFVERFEADRCTIQLVQEGQLGNHSGQAGAASLVGDPLSQQAIAEKKLQVCLNAAANADLAGTAFYQEGGVATHVVIPAIYRDAVGALVSLQFANPITLEESEATQMYLAVQQAAFVLTTLP
- the hemC gene encoding hydroxymethylbilane synthase, yielding MSVASPTRTIRIGSRKSQLALVQTHWVQGELQRHFPDITFEVCAIETQGDKVLDVALSKIGDKGLFTRELEDGMRDGIYDLAVHSLKDLPTRLPEGLTLGCVTERVNPADAVVLHAQHKGKTIDQLPAGAVIGTSSLRRLAQLRYHYPHLSFKDIRGNVNTRLKKLDSGEYDATILAAAGLQRMDLADRIDQLLPSDVSLHAVGQGALGIECREGDEDILRVLKVLEHEPSKWRCLAERAFLRDLEGGCQVPIGVNTSLEGDTLTLAGLVASVDGKQLIKDTVSGPHTSAEDLGTELAQKLRAQGAQEILNEILAQVNRG